The Streptomyces sp. WZ-12 genome segment GAGCACGCCGACGATCAGCAGCACCGTGCCGCCGGAGCCGAGCCAGTTGAGGTCGTAGACCGCCGCCTTGGGGACCGTCCCGCCGGCGGTGCGTATCTGGAGTCCCGGCCAGGGGAACGAGGTACCCCTGGCGGCGACGAAGCGGGCGACGGGCCCGTCGACGGACACCAGCGCGAACGCGACGATGAGCAACGCGTAGGGCGCGAAAGCCTGGAGGAGTGGGAGGGGCGGTATCTTCCGTTGCTTCGCTTCGGGCTCCGGCTCTGACCGCGCCCCGCCCGGCTGCCAGAACCGCAGCAGCACCACAACCACCACGGAGACGATTCCGGCCATGACATCGGTCAGTTGGTAGGTGAAGAAGTTGGAGCAGAGGTACTGTCCCGCCCCGAAGCCGACGCCGGCCGCCAGCGCCGCCGGCCAGACCTCGCGCAGTCCGCGGCGGCCGTCCAGGATCAACAGGAGGAAGAGGGGCACCAGGACGGCGATCACGGATGACTGGCGGCCGACCATGGCGCCGAGGTCGTGCTCGGAGTAGCCGGTGGCCTTGGCGAGTGCCTGGATGGGGTTGCCGACCGAACCGAAGGCGGCGGGCGCGGTGTTGGCGAAGGCGGCCACCGCGGCGGCGCGCAGTGGCGCCAGGCCGAGGCCCAGCAGGATGATCGAGGTGATGGCGATGGGGGTGCCGAATCCCGACAGCGACTCGACCATGGCGCCGAAGCAGTAGGCGATGACCAGTGCCTGGACCCGGGGGTCCGGGGACAGCGAGGTGAAGGTCCGTCCGATGAGGTCGAAGTGGCCGGAGGCGCGCTGGAGTTTGTTGATCCACACCGCGTTGAGGATGATCCAGACGATCGGGAAGAGGCCGAATGCCGCGCCCTCCACCGCGCCGTCGGCGATTTGGCCGAACGGCATCCGGTAGGCGGTGAGGGCGATGGCGACGGCGCTGGCCAGGCTCCATAAGGCGGCCCGGTGCGAGGCCATCCGCACCACGCCGAGCAGCACCAGGAGCACCAGGAGCGGGGTGGCGGCCAGCAGTGCGGTGAGTCCCAAGTGGCCGAGTGGGTCGGTGACTTGACGGTACACGGCGAGACTCGCTCTCTCCGGCCGAGCGGGCCGGGTCTCGGGAGCGCTCGATCCGTCCGCGGGTGCACGAACGGCACAACGGAATTCCGTAATTTGAATATCTATTTCCGTCAGCCGGAGAGCATGGGTGCCCGTGGGAGTGCCGTCAAGGGGTCGGTCGCCGCGCCCCTCCCCATGCCTGGCGCCCCGGTGTCCCGCCCAGTCGTTCGCTCAGTCGTGCCGCCGCCTCCGCCACCAGCTCCCCGAACCGGTCCCGCAGCGGATCGGTCAGCCGCGAGGTCGGCACGTTCACGCTGACGCTCGCCACCGGGCGCCCCGACTCGCCCAGCACCGCCGCCGCCACCGCCGACACGTCCGCGCGCCACTCCCCCCGGTTCGTCGCCCAACCGCGCGCCCGGATCTCGTCGACCTCCGCGCGCAGCGCCGCCGGGTCCGTCGCCGTCGTCTCCGTGAACCGGGCGAGCCCGTCGGCCAGATACGCCGCCACCTCGGCGTCCGTCCGGGCCGCCAGCACCGCCTTGCCGTTCGCCGACGCGTGCACCGGCAGGATCTGACCCAGCGGCAGGATGATCCGCACGGGCTGCGTGGTCTCCAACCGCTCGACGAGGACGACCCGTTCACCCTCCGGCACCGCCAGGTGGACCGTCTCGTCCGTGCGCGCCCGCAGCTCCTCCATCACCGGCACCGCGGCGTCCCGCAGCCGCAGCTCGCCGGTGGCGTGCCGGCCCACCTGCAGCGCCTTGGCCGTCACCCGCCAGCGCGTCGGACGCCCTTCGGCGGGGCGGATCCAGCCCGCCTCATGCAGCGTGACGAGCGTGCGCTGCACCGAGCTCTTCGGCAGTCCCATCGCCCGCGCCAGGTCGGCGACGCCGATCGGCTGGCGCTCCGCCACCTCTTCCAGCGCGCGCAGCGCGTTCCGCACGTTCTGCACCGTTGACTCCCTTCGCCCAACGGGCCTACGCTCCCTGTGCCTTGAGACGGTACAGCGTGCCGACACACGGCACAACCCCCAGGGAAGGGATCGCTCACGTGAACTCGCCCCAACCACAGGCCCGTTCGGCCCGTCGACCCGGTCGCCACTTCCTCCAGATCCCCGGCCCCACCAACATCCCCGATCCGGTCCTGCGCGCCCTCGCCGCGCCCACCATCGACCACCGCGGGCCCGCCTTCACCGAGTTGGCCCGGAGCGTGCTGGCCCGGCTCGGCCCCGTCTTCGGCACCACCGGCCCCCTCGCGCTCTACCCCAGCTCCGGCACCGGTGCCTGGGAGGCCGCCCTGGTCAACACCCTCAGCCCCGGCGACCGCGTGCTGTTCTTCGAGACCGGCCACTTCGCCGTGCTCTGGCGGGAGTTGGCCGAGCGGCTCGGCCTCGATGTCGAGATCGTCCCCGGCGACTGGCGCCACGGCGCCGACCCCGACACGCTCGCCGACCGCCTCGCCCACGATCCACACCACCGCATCAAGGCCGTCTGCGTCGTCCACAACGAGACGTCCACCGGCGTCACCAGCCGAATTCCCGCTCTGCGCACGGCTCTTGACGAGGCATCACACCCGGCGTTGTTCCTGGTCGACACCGTCTCCTCGCTCGGCTCCACCGACTTCCGGCACGACGAGTGGGGCGTCGACGTCACCGTCACCGGCTCCCAGAAGGGCCTGATGCTCCCGCCCGGCCTCGGCTTCAACGCCATCGGCCCCCGCGCCCTCGAAGCCCACCGCACCGCCCGCCTGCCCCGCGCCTACTGGGACTGGGACCCCCTGCTCGACGCCGCCGAACACGGCCGCTTCCCCTACACCCCCGCCACCAACCTGCTCTACGGCCTCGACGTCGCCCTCGACCTGCTGACGGAGGAGGGACTGCCCGCGGTCTTCGCCAGGCACACCAGGCACGCCGCCGCCACCCGCGCCGCGGTCCGGGGCTGGGGCCTGACCGTGCTCTGCGCCGACGCCCGCGAGTACTCCCCCACCCTCACCGCCGTGTTGATGCCCGACGGCCAGGACGCCGACGCGCTCCGCGCCACCGTCCTCGACCGTTACGACATGTCCCTCGGCAGCGGCCTCGGCCGGCTCGCCGGGCGCGTCTTCCGCATCGGCCACCTCGGACAACTCAGCGATCTCCAACTGGCCGGGGCCCTGGCCGGCGTCCAAATGGGCCTGGCCGCCCACGGTTTCCCCTCCGACCCGGCCGGCCTGACCGCCGCCCTCGACGTCCTGGCCACCGCATGAGCGGGCCCCTCGTCGAGACGTGCACGCCTGGCACAGGCACGGCCGAACGACAGGAGGTCCCGGCATGAGCACCGCCGCCGAAGCGCTGCGCCGCCGCCTGGTACGCGATCTCGACGGGGAGGTCGCCTTCGACGACTACACCCGCCATCTGTACTCCCGCGACGCCAGCATGTACGCCATCACCCCGCTCGGCGTGGCCTTCCCCCGGCACGCCGACGACGTCGCCGCGGCCGTCCGCGCGGCCGCCGAACACGGCACCACCGTCACCGCCCGCGGCGCCGGCACCAGTCTCGCCGGTCAGACCGTCGGCGCGGGCCTGGTCCTGGACCTCTCCCGCCACCTCGACCGCATCACCGACCTCGACCCCGTCGCCCGCACCGCCCGCGTCCAACCCGGCGTCGTCCAGGACCAGCTCAACCGCGCCGCCGCCCCGCACGGCCTCGCCTTCGGCCCCGACACCTCCACCAGCAACCGCGCCACCCTCGGCGGCATGATCGGCAACAACTCCGCGGGCAGCGGCTCGCTGCGCCACGGCATGACGATCGATCACGTCCTGGCGCTGGACGTGATCCTCGCCGACGGCACCACCGCCCGCCTCGCCCCGGTGGCCGAGCCCGAACGCGCCCGCCGCGCCGCCCGCGCCACCCTGGACGGCCGCATCCACCGCGAACTCCCCGCCCTCACCACCGCGCACGCCGAGGCGATCGCCACCGGCTACCCCGCCCACTGGCGCCGCGCCGGCGGCTACCGCCTCGACCGCCTGGCCGCGGACGCCACCGCCGGACGCCCCTTCGACCCCGCTCGCTTCCTGGTCGGCTCCGAGGGCACCCTCGCCCTCGTCACCGCGGCCGACGTCCGCCTCGTGCCCAAGCCCTCCCACACCGTCATCGCCGTCGGCCACTTCACCTCCGTCACCGCCGCCGTCGAGGCCACCGGCGACGCCCTGGCCTGCGACCCGGCGGCGGTCGAGCTGATGGACCGCACCATCCTCGACCTCGCCCGCCGCAAGATCGAGTACGCCTCGCTCGGCGACCTCCTGCACGGCGCCCCCGAAGCCCTCCTCTTCGTCACCCTCACCGGCGACGACCCGGACGAACTCCAGGGCAGACTG includes the following:
- a CDS encoding L-lactate permease is translated as MGLTALLAATPLLVLLVLLGVVRMASHRAALWSLASAVAIALTAYRMPFGQIADGAVEGAAFGLFPIVWIILNAVWINKLQRASGHFDLIGRTFTSLSPDPRVQALVIAYCFGAMVESLSGFGTPIAITSIILLGLGLAPLRAAAVAAFANTAPAAFGSVGNPIQALAKATGYSEHDLGAMVGRQSSVIAVLVPLFLLLILDGRRGLREVWPAALAAGVGFGAGQYLCSNFFTYQLTDVMAGIVSVVVVVLLRFWQPGGARSEPEPEAKQRKIPPLPLLQAFAPYALLIVAFALVSVDGPVARFVAARGTSFPWPGLQIRTAGGTVPKAAVYDLNWLGSGGTVLLIVGVLSVLILRLRPGRALRAYREACAQIRWAALSIGCVLALSYVMNLSGMAVSLGAWLAGTGGVFALLSGFLGWFGVALTGSDTSSNALFGAMQVAAAHRVGMDGLLAAATNSTGGVQGKAEAMQNLAIASSAVGLTGREGEILRKVIGWSLCVLAALCLLAWLESTSVLDWMVVGR
- a CDS encoding IclR family transcriptional regulator; amino-acid sequence: MQNVRNALRALEEVAERQPIGVADLARAMGLPKSSVQRTLVTLHEAGWIRPAEGRPTRWRVTAKALQVGRHATGELRLRDAAVPVMEELRARTDETVHLAVPEGERVVLVERLETTQPVRIILPLGQILPVHASANGKAVLAARTDAEVAAYLADGLARFTETTATDPAALRAEVDEIRARGWATNRGEWRADVSAVAAAVLGESGRPVASVSVNVPTSRLTDPLRDRFGELVAEAAARLSERLGGTPGRQAWGGARRPTP
- a CDS encoding pyridoxal-phosphate-dependent aminotransferase family protein; translated protein: MNSPQPQARSARRPGRHFLQIPGPTNIPDPVLRALAAPTIDHRGPAFTELARSVLARLGPVFGTTGPLALYPSSGTGAWEAALVNTLSPGDRVLFFETGHFAVLWRELAERLGLDVEIVPGDWRHGADPDTLADRLAHDPHHRIKAVCVVHNETSTGVTSRIPALRTALDEASHPALFLVDTVSSLGSTDFRHDEWGVDVTVTGSQKGLMLPPGLGFNAIGPRALEAHRTARLPRAYWDWDPLLDAAEHGRFPYTPATNLLYGLDVALDLLTEEGLPAVFARHTRHAAATRAAVRGWGLTVLCADAREYSPTLTAVLMPDGQDADALRATVLDRYDMSLGSGLGRLAGRVFRIGHLGQLSDLQLAGALAGVQMGLAAHGFPSDPAGLTAALDVLATA